A window of Paremcibacter congregatus contains these coding sequences:
- a CDS encoding iron chelate uptake ABC transporter family permease subunit, whose product MARGVIMIDGFILNAMLAGIMVAMAAGPLGCFLVWRRMAYFGDTISHSALMGVGLGVALGTQSPWVIVATCAVVSGVLLLLQKGGKFSTDTLLGILAHSSLSIGLIVIALQETLRQDMMFFLIGDILAIGPAEIMGIAVMMTMALGGLILIWKPLLSITVHEDLAQVEGVNVLRTKIIYMLLIALLVAFAMKVIGALLITSLMIIPAAAARNIARSPVQMAIYSMIIGSLAVVMGIMTSSLWDLPAGPSIVLSALILFLIGRGLPHRYRI is encoded by the coding sequence ATGGCAAGGGGTGTCATCATGATTGATGGATTTATCCTTAACGCCATGTTGGCGGGCATCATGGTGGCGATGGCGGCGGGGCCGCTCGGTTGTTTTCTGGTCTGGCGCCGTATGGCTTACTTTGGCGACACGATATCCCATTCCGCATTGATGGGCGTCGGCCTTGGTGTCGCGCTCGGTACCCAAAGCCCCTGGGTGATTGTCGCGACCTGTGCGGTGGTCTCGGGCGTGCTGCTGTTGCTGCAAAAAGGCGGCAAGTTTTCCACCGACACCCTGCTCGGCATTCTGGCCCATAGTTCTCTATCCATCGGTTTGATTGTTATCGCCCTGCAGGAAACGCTGCGGCAGGATATGATGTTTTTCCTGATCGGGGACATTCTTGCCATTGGGCCCGCGGAAATCATGGGGATTGCGGTGATGATGACCATGGCGCTTGGCGGGTTGATTCTGATCTGGAAGCCATTGCTGTCCATCACGGTGCATGAGGATCTCGCCCAGGTGGAAGGCGTGAATGTTCTGCGCACCAAGATTATCTATATGTTATTGATCGCTCTTTTGGTGGCGTTTGCCATGAAGGTGATCGGGGCGTTGCTGATTACCTCGCTGATGATTATTCCGGCGGCGGCGGCGCGCAATATCGCCCGTTCCCCGGTACAGATGGCGATTTATTCGATGATCATTGGCAGCCTGGCGGTGGTCATGGGCATCATGACGTCCAGCCTGTGGGACCTGCCGGCGGGCCCATCTATTGTCCTGTCGGCCCTGATCCTGTTCCTGATCGGTCGCGGTTTGCCACATCGCTACCGGATCTAA
- a CDS encoding acetolactate synthase small subunit yields the protein MTTFTPRPTTNDNFTSSVHYAVTADAHPGALPRVLELFARRGITPDLVKVSKYRSPAFTDDNLAIDIHVSGLSDQEQDIIRQNLAIQVTVQQVRDEVFIGRQKNRQNSPAKLVS from the coding sequence ATGACGACATTCACTCCCCGTCCGACGACAAACGATAATTTCACCAGTTCCGTGCATTATGCCGTAACCGCAGATGCCCATCCCGGCGCCCTGCCCCGTGTGTTGGAGCTTTTTGCCCGGCGCGGCATCACGCCCGATCTGGTCAAGGTCAGCAAGTACCGTTCTCCGGCCTTCACTGACGATAATCTCGCCATCGACATCCATGTCTCGGGTCTGTCAGATCAGGAACAGGACATCATCCGCCAGAACCTCGCCATACAGGTCACGGTGCAGCAGGTGCGGGATGAAGTTTTTATCGGGCGGCAAAAGAATCGGCAAAATTCACCAGCGAAACTTGTTTCCTAA
- the sseA gene encoding 3-mercaptopyruvate sulfurtransferase: MADTAPALVSTEWLAEHLSAPDIRIVDASWHLPDQGRDAKAEYREAHIPGAVFFDMDDICDQDCALPHMLPSAAKMASRMRKLGIGDGNRVIVYDNSDLRSAARAWYMLKCYGLWDVAILDGGFQKWKKEHRETEDIPPIPRERHFTARFDTTRVRDLRHMLRNIETSKEQVIDARAPGRFSGQDPEPRPGMKSGHIPGSLNVCFRHLLSPEDGTFKSPDEIRRTFEDAGVDLKKPLVTSCGSGVTAAVLSLGLYLIGHRDNALYDGSWAEWGSHPETPVETQ, from the coding sequence ATGGCTGATACTGCCCCGGCACTGGTCTCCACCGAATGGCTGGCCGAACATCTCTCCGCCCCTGACATCCGCATTGTCGATGCCTCCTGGCATCTGCCCGATCAGGGCCGTGATGCGAAAGCCGAATATCGCGAAGCCCATATCCCCGGCGCAGTTTTCTTTGATATGGATGATATCTGCGACCAGGATTGCGCCTTGCCGCATATGCTGCCCTCGGCCGCAAAAATGGCGAGCCGCATGCGCAAGCTCGGCATCGGCGACGGCAACCGGGTAATCGTCTATGATAACAGCGATCTGCGCAGCGCCGCCCGAGCCTGGTATATGCTGAAATGCTACGGCCTGTGGGATGTCGCCATCCTCGACGGTGGTTTCCAGAAATGGAAGAAAGAACATCGCGAGACAGAGGATATTCCGCCGATCCCCCGGGAACGTCATTTCACCGCCCGTTTCGACACCACCCGGGTCCGCGACCTGCGTCACATGCTGCGTAATATTGAAACATCAAAAGAACAGGTCATCGACGCCCGTGCGCCGGGCCGGTTCAGCGGCCAGGACCCTGAACCCCGCCCCGGCATGAAAAGCGGCCATATCCCCGGCAGCCTCAATGTCTGTTTCCGCCACCTTCTCAGCCCGGAAGACGGCACCTTCAAATCCCCGGACGAGATACGCCGCACCTTCGAAGACGCCGGTGTGGACCTTAAGAAACCCCTGGTCACCAGTTGCGGCTCTGGCGTCACCGCCGCCGTATTGTCACTCGGTCTCTATCTGATCGGCCATCGGGATAACGCCCTTTATGACGGGTCCTGGGCCGAATGGGGCAGTCACCCCGAAACCCCTGTCGAAACCCAATAA
- the metC gene encoding cystathionine beta-lyase — translation MKKDTLIATTGRNPEFTHGSVNTPVYHTSTVTFDTVKDMKRAIAKRHQGVPYYGRRGNPTTFALEQAMCDLEGADGCYLYPSGLAAITGAILSFIKAGDHILIADGVYEPTRGLADKVLLRMGVEVSYFDPLIGAGIADLIRDNTRIVFVESPCSLTMEIIDIPAITKAAHARDVLVMMDNTWGTPLHFKPFDHGVDFSIHAATKYIVGHSDAMLGTVSTRKDYCEQLFNMSYQLGYCAAPDDAYLALRGIRTLKLRLKQHEENALTVARWLKDRPEVAEVRHPAFETCPGHEIFKRDFTGGNGLFSMILKGGSEAAVTAFLENLHHFKMGFSWGGYESLILPYYGIAKNRSATGWRAPGPLIRLHIGLEDPQDLITDLAQGLAAFNDVT, via the coding sequence ATGAAAAAAGACACCCTGATCGCCACCACAGGCCGCAACCCGGAATTCACCCACGGATCGGTCAATACCCCGGTCTATCATACCTCCACCGTCACTTTCGATACGGTCAAGGACATGAAGCGCGCCATCGCCAAGCGGCATCAGGGTGTGCCTTATTACGGACGACGCGGCAACCCGACCACCTTCGCCCTGGAACAGGCCATGTGCGATCTGGAGGGCGCGGACGGCTGTTATCTCTATCCCTCCGGTCTCGCCGCCATCACTGGGGCGATCCTGTCTTTCATCAAGGCGGGAGATCATATCCTGATTGCCGACGGTGTCTATGAACCCACCCGCGGCCTTGCCGATAAGGTCCTCCTTCGCATGGGGGTCGAGGTCAGCTATTTTGATCCCCTGATCGGCGCGGGCATTGCCGACCTGATCCGGGATAATACCCGCATCGTCTTTGTCGAATCTCCCTGCTCCCTGACCATGGAAATTATTGATATTCCCGCCATCACCAAGGCCGCCCACGCCCGTGATGTGCTGGTGATGATGGACAACACCTGGGGCACGCCGCTGCATTTCAAACCCTTTGATCACGGGGTTGATTTTTCCATTCACGCCGCGACTAAATATATTGTCGGCCATTCCGACGCCATGCTCGGCACCGTCTCCACCCGCAAAGACTATTGCGAGCAACTGTTCAATATGTCCTATCAGCTGGGCTATTGCGCCGCCCCGGATGATGCCTATCTCGCCTTGCGCGGGATTCGCACCCTGAAGCTCCGGCTGAAACAGCATGAAGAAAACGCCCTGACCGTCGCCCGCTGGCTGAAAGACCGCCCCGAGGTCGCCGAAGTGCGCCATCCGGCGTTTGAAACCTGCCCCGGTCACGAGATCTTCAAACGGGACTTCACCGGCGGCAACGGCCTGTTTTCGATGATCCTGAAGGGTGGTAGTGAAGCCGCGGTTACCGCTTTCCTCGAAAACCTGCATCATTTCAAGATGGGCTTCAGCTGGGGCGGTTATGAAAGCCTGATCCTGCCCTATTATGGCATCGCCAAAAACCGCAGCGCCACCGGCTGGCGGGCGCCCGGCCCGCTGATCCGCCTGCATATCGGCCTGGAAGACCCGCAGGATCTGATCACTGATCTCGCGCAGGGATTAGCAGCCTTTAACGATGTGACATAG
- a CDS encoding cysteine synthase A gives MDIKNGFVGTIGNTPMIKLEKLSAETGCTILGKAEFLNPGGSVKDRAALYIIRDAEEKGLLKPGGVIVEGTAGNTGIGLGLVANALGYRTVIVMPETQSQEKKDMLRLCGCDLHLVPAKPYKDPDNYVRYSGRLAEEIAAHEPNGAIWANQFDNVANRRAHYETTGPEIWDQTDGTVDAFTCAVGSGGSLGGISMALKERNKDIKIVLADPMGAALYNYYKHGELKAEGSSITEGIGQGRITANLEDVVIDDAYQVPDADALEVIFDLMKHEGLCLGGSAGINVAAAKRLALDMGPGHTIVTLLCDYGTRYQSKIFNPEFLKEQGLPYPDWL, from the coding sequence ATGGACATCAAAAACGGTTTTGTCGGCACCATCGGCAACACGCCCATGATCAAGCTGGAAAAACTCTCGGCGGAGACCGGTTGCACCATTCTCGGCAAGGCAGAATTCCTCAATCCCGGCGGATCAGTCAAGGATCGTGCGGCGCTGTATATCATTCGTGATGCCGAGGAAAAAGGCCTGCTGAAACCGGGCGGCGTCATCGTCGAAGGCACCGCGGGTAATACCGGTATCGGCCTTGGCCTCGTCGCCAACGCCCTTGGCTACCGCACCGTGATTGTCATGCCGGAAACCCAGTCCCAGGAAAAGAAAGACATGCTGCGACTTTGCGGGTGCGACCTGCATCTGGTTCCCGCCAAACCTTATAAAGACCCGGATAATTATGTGCGCTATTCCGGGCGCCTCGCCGAAGAAATCGCGGCCCACGAGCCCAACGGCGCCATCTGGGCCAATCAGTTCGACAATGTCGCCAACCGCCGGGCCCATTATGAAACCACGGGACCCGAAATCTGGGATCAGACCGACGGCACCGTTGACGCCTTCACCTGCGCGGTCGGCAGTGGCGGTTCTCTCGGCGGCATTTCCATGGCGCTGAAAGAACGCAACAAAGACATCAAGATCGTCCTCGCCGATCCCATGGGCGCGGCGCTGTATAACTATTACAAGCATGGCGAACTGAAAGCCGAAGGCAGTTCCATTACCGAAGGCATCGGTCAGGGCCGAATTACCGCCAACCTGGAAGATGTGGTAATCGACGACGCCTATCAGGTGCCCGACGCCGACGCGCTGGAAGTGATTTTCGACCTGATGAAACATGAAGGCCTGTGTCTCGGCGGTTCCGCCGGGATCAATGTCGCCGCCGCCAAACGCCTGGCGCTCGACATGGGGCCCGGTCATACCATCGTCACCCTGTTGTGCGATTATGGCACCCGCTATCAAAGCAAGATTTTCAATCCGGAATTCTTAAAGGAACAAGGCCTGCCCTACCCGGACTGGCTGTAA